From a single Paraburkholderia sp. D15 genomic region:
- a CDS encoding SMR family transporter, whose product MNPISLFCILAGVTLNACAQLLLKAGTNAVGHFEFTRANILPIGFRIATQPPIIAGLACYVISLVVWIIGLSRVDVSIAYPMLSLGYVVNAFAAWYLFGEVLSVQKLIGIGVILIGVLILARS is encoded by the coding sequence ATGAACCCGATTTCCCTCTTCTGTATCCTCGCGGGCGTGACGTTGAACGCCTGCGCGCAGTTGCTGCTCAAAGCCGGAACGAATGCCGTTGGACACTTCGAATTCACCCGTGCGAACATCCTGCCCATCGGTTTCCGGATCGCGACGCAGCCGCCGATCATCGCCGGGCTGGCCTGCTATGTGATCAGCCTGGTCGTGTGGATCATCGGGCTGTCGCGGGTGGATGTGTCGATCGCCTATCCGATGCTGTCGCTCGGCTACGTCGTCAATGCGTTCGCGGCGTGGTATCTGTTCGGCGAAGTGCTGTCGGTGCAGAAGCTGATCGGCATCGGCGTGATCTTGATCGGCGTGCTGATCCTCGCGCGCAGCTAG
- a CDS encoding DegT/DnrJ/EryC1/StrS aminotransferase family protein — translation MTQPTVPFLPFVKPEIDEETIQGVADVLRSGWITTGPQNQKFEAALSGFCGGRPVRTFNSGTATLEIGLRIAGVGAGDEVITTPASWVSTSNVIYEVGATPVFADIDPVTRNIDLDLLEKAITPRTKALIPVYLSGLPVDMDRLYAIARAHKLRVIEDAAQAFGSTWNGERIGKLGDIVSFSFHANKNLTSIEGGALVLNNEEEAVLAQKYRLQGITRTGFDGMDCDLLGGKYNLTDVAARVGLGQLAHIERFTAQRRQLARAYFDGFARGAARELGLGLPLADFENSNWHMYLVTLPLERLSIDRATFMGELKERGIGSGVHYPAIHLFSLYKARGFREGMFPHAERYGASTVTLPLFTQMNEGDVARVCRAVNEICEQYGK, via the coding sequence ATGACTCAGCCAACAGTGCCGTTCTTGCCGTTCGTCAAACCCGAGATCGATGAAGAAACGATCCAGGGCGTCGCCGACGTGCTGCGCTCCGGGTGGATCACCACCGGCCCGCAAAACCAGAAGTTCGAGGCGGCGCTCTCCGGGTTCTGCGGCGGCCGCCCGGTGCGCACGTTCAACTCCGGCACGGCGACGCTCGAGATCGGCTTGCGCATCGCCGGTGTCGGCGCGGGCGACGAGGTGATCACGACACCCGCGTCGTGGGTCTCGACCAGCAACGTGATCTACGAAGTCGGCGCGACGCCGGTGTTCGCCGACATCGATCCGGTCACCCGCAACATCGACCTCGATCTGCTCGAAAAAGCGATCACGCCGCGTACCAAGGCGCTGATTCCGGTCTACCTGTCCGGCCTGCCCGTCGACATGGACCGTCTGTACGCGATCGCCCGCGCCCACAAGCTGCGCGTGATCGAGGACGCCGCCCAGGCGTTCGGCTCGACGTGGAACGGCGAGCGCATCGGCAAGCTGGGCGACATCGTGTCGTTCAGCTTCCACGCGAACAAGAATCTGACGTCGATCGAAGGCGGCGCGCTGGTGCTCAACAACGAGGAAGAAGCGGTCCTCGCGCAGAAATACCGCCTGCAAGGCATCACCCGCACCGGCTTCGACGGCATGGACTGCGACCTGCTGGGCGGCAAGTACAACCTGACCGACGTCGCGGCGCGCGTCGGCCTCGGCCAGCTGGCGCACATCGAGCGTTTCACCGCGCAGCGCCGCCAACTGGCACGCGCCTACTTCGACGGCTTCGCGCGCGGCGCCGCGCGCGAGCTGGGTTTGGGCCTGCCGCTTGCGGACTTCGAGAACAGCAACTGGCACATGTATCTGGTCACGCTGCCGCTCGAACGCCTGTCGATCGACCGCGCGACCTTCATGGGCGAACTGAAGGAGCGCGGCATCGGCTCGGGTGTGCACTATCCGGCGATCCATCTGTTTTCGCTGTACAAGGCGCGCGGTTTCCGGGAAGGCATGTTCCCGCACGCCGAGCGCTACGGCGCGAGCACCGTCACGCTGCCGCTCTTCACGCAGATGAACGAAGGCGACGTGGCGCGGGTCTGCCGCGCGGTCAATGAAATTTGCGAACAATACGGAAAATAA
- a CDS encoding glycosyltransferase, translated as MIYSEHRAVAPEVSIIIPVYNEEAGLAALFARLYPALDALGTGYEVIFINDGSRDKSAALLAEQFRARPDTTRVILLNGNYGQHMAILAGFEQSRGEIVITLDADLQNPPEEIGKLVAKMREGYDYVGTIRLQRQDSLFRRKASRAMNRLRERITRIKMTDQGCMLRAYSRHIIDTINRCGEINTFIPALAYTFAQNPVEIEVAHEERFAGESKYSLYSLIRLNFDLVTGFSVVPLQWLSFIGVILSLGSAALFVLLLIRRFIIGAEVQGVFTLFAVIFFLLGVIIFALGLLGEYIGRIYQQVRARPRYLVQTILEQRDGAAVSEAPRQAVVQAVQAAPLVDQGPTP; from the coding sequence ATGATTTATTCGGAACATCGCGCTGTCGCACCGGAAGTATCGATCATCATCCCGGTGTACAACGAGGAAGCCGGGCTGGCCGCGCTGTTCGCGCGCCTGTATCCGGCGCTCGACGCGCTCGGCACCGGTTATGAAGTGATCTTCATCAACGACGGCAGCCGCGACAAATCCGCCGCGCTGCTCGCCGAGCAGTTCCGCGCGCGGCCCGACACGACCCGCGTGATCCTGCTGAACGGCAACTACGGCCAGCATATGGCGATCCTCGCGGGCTTCGAGCAATCGCGCGGCGAGATCGTCATCACGCTCGACGCCGACCTGCAGAATCCGCCGGAAGAAATCGGCAAGCTGGTCGCGAAGATGCGCGAAGGCTACGACTACGTCGGCACGATCCGCCTGCAACGCCAGGACAGCCTGTTCCGGCGCAAGGCGTCGCGCGCGATGAACCGTCTGCGCGAGCGCATCACCCGCATCAAGATGACCGACCAGGGCTGCATGCTGCGCGCGTACAGCCGGCACATCATCGACACCATCAACCGGTGCGGCGAAATCAACACGTTCATTCCGGCGCTCGCGTACACGTTCGCGCAGAACCCGGTCGAAATCGAAGTCGCGCACGAGGAGCGTTTCGCCGGCGAATCGAAGTACTCGCTGTATTCGCTGATCCGTCTGAACTTCGACCTCGTCACCGGCTTCTCGGTGGTGCCGCTGCAGTGGCTGTCGTTCATCGGCGTGATCCTGTCGCTCGGCTCCGCGGCGCTGTTCGTGCTGCTGCTGATTCGCCGCTTCATCATCGGCGCGGAAGTGCAAGGCGTGTTCACGCTGTTCGCCGTGATCTTCTTCCTGCTCGGCGTGATCATCTTCGCGCTCGGGCTGCTCGGCGAGTACATCGGCCGGATCTATCAGCAGGTGCGCGCACGGCCGCGCTATCTGGTGCAGACCATCCTCGAACAGCGCGACGGCGCCGCCGTGAGCGAAGCGCCGCGTCAGGCGGTCGTGCAGGCGGTGCAGGCCGCGCCGCTGGTCGATCAGGGGCCGACGCCATGA
- a CDS encoding formyltransferase has protein sequence MKPRAVVFAYHNVGVRCLQVLLARGVEVALVVTHEDNPSENIWFGSVASVAAEHGIPVVTPADPKSAELRAAVSAARPDFIFSFYYRHMLPVDLLALAARGAYNMHGSLLPKYRGRVPTNWAVIHGETETGATLHEMAARPDAGAIIAQTPVPILPDDTAAQVFDKVTVAAEQTLWRVLPALLAGEAPHLPNDLAHGSYYGGRKPEDGRIDWTQPAQQVYNLIRAVAPPYPGAFTDLDGRRFIVARARLAAPGALRSDLPPGLHVSDNGVFAICGDGRAITIHELRHQHDGSETAIAPAEFAQLIQTSRHQ, from the coding sequence ATGAAGCCGCGCGCCGTCGTATTCGCGTATCACAACGTCGGCGTGCGCTGCCTGCAGGTGCTGCTCGCGCGCGGCGTCGAGGTGGCGCTGGTCGTCACGCACGAAGACAATCCGAGCGAGAACATCTGGTTCGGCAGCGTCGCCTCGGTCGCGGCCGAGCACGGCATTCCGGTGGTCACGCCGGCCGATCCGAAGAGCGCCGAACTACGCGCCGCCGTGAGCGCCGCACGGCCCGACTTCATCTTCTCGTTCTACTACCGCCACATGCTGCCGGTCGACCTGCTGGCGCTCGCCGCGCGGGGCGCGTACAACATGCACGGCTCGCTGCTGCCGAAGTACCGCGGCCGGGTGCCCACCAACTGGGCGGTCATCCACGGCGAAACCGAAACCGGCGCGACGCTGCACGAAATGGCCGCCAGGCCCGACGCGGGCGCGATCATCGCGCAGACGCCGGTGCCGATCCTGCCCGACGACACCGCCGCACAGGTATTCGACAAGGTCACGGTCGCCGCCGAGCAGACGCTGTGGCGCGTATTGCCGGCCCTGCTGGCGGGCGAGGCGCCGCATCTGCCGAACGACCTCGCGCACGGCAGCTATTACGGTGGCCGCAAACCGGAAGACGGGCGCATCGACTGGACGCAACCCGCGCAGCAGGTTTACAACCTGATCCGCGCGGTTGCGCCGCCCTATCCCGGCGCCTTCACCGATCTCGACGGACGCCGTTTCATCGTCGCGCGCGCGCGTCTGGCCGCGCCTGGCGCGCTCCGCTCGGATTTGCCCCCGGGCCTGCACGTAAGCGATAATGGCGTTTTCGCGATTTGCGGCGACGGTCGCGCGATCACCATCCACGAATTGCGGCACCAGCACGACGGCAGCGAGACTGCCATCGCCCCGGCCGAATTCGCCCAGCTCATCCAAACTTCCCGTCATCAATGA
- a CDS encoding bifunctional UDP-4-keto-pentose/UDP-xylose synthase: MKKVLILGVNGFIGHHLSKRILETTDWEVFGMDMQTERLGDLVNHERMHFFEGDITINKEWVEYHIKKCDVILPLVAIATPATYVKQPLRVFELDFEANLPIVRSAVKYGKHLVFPSTSEVYGMCTDEQFDPEESQLSYGPINKPRWIYACSKQLMDRVIWGYGMEGLNFTLFRPFNWIGPGLDSIYTPKEGSSRVVTQFLGHIVRGENISLVDGGAQKRAFTDIDDGIGALMKIIENKDGVATGKIYNIGNPTNNFSVRELAHKMLALAAEFPEYAETAKQVQLVETSSGAYYGNGYQDVQNRVPKIDNTMQELGWAPKSTFDEALRKIFEAYRGHVGEARALVEQQ, encoded by the coding sequence ATGAAAAAAGTCCTGATTCTGGGTGTGAACGGCTTCATCGGCCATCACCTGTCCAAACGCATTCTCGAAACGACCGACTGGGAAGTCTTCGGGATGGACATGCAGACCGAACGTCTGGGCGACCTCGTCAATCACGAGCGGATGCACTTCTTCGAAGGCGACATCACGATCAACAAGGAGTGGGTCGAATATCACATCAAGAAGTGCGATGTGATCCTCCCGCTGGTCGCGATCGCCACGCCCGCCACGTACGTGAAGCAGCCGCTGCGCGTGTTCGAACTCGACTTCGAGGCGAACCTGCCGATCGTCCGCTCGGCCGTCAAGTACGGCAAGCATCTGGTGTTTCCGTCGACCTCCGAGGTCTACGGCATGTGCACCGACGAGCAGTTCGATCCGGAAGAATCGCAACTGTCGTACGGCCCGATCAACAAGCCGCGCTGGATCTACGCGTGCTCGAAGCAGTTGATGGACCGCGTGATCTGGGGTTACGGCATGGAAGGCCTGAACTTCACGCTGTTCCGTCCGTTCAACTGGATCGGCCCGGGCCTCGATTCGATCTACACGCCGAAGGAAGGCAGCTCGCGCGTGGTCACGCAGTTCCTCGGCCACATCGTGCGCGGCGAGAACATCAGCCTCGTGGACGGCGGCGCGCAGAAGCGCGCGTTCACCGACATCGACGACGGCATCGGCGCGCTGATGAAGATCATCGAGAACAAGGACGGCGTCGCCACCGGCAAGATCTACAACATCGGCAACCCGACCAACAACTTCTCGGTGCGCGAGCTCGCGCACAAGATGCTGGCGCTGGCCGCCGAATTCCCGGAATACGCGGAAACGGCCAAGCAGGTGCAACTGGTCGAAACCTCGTCGGGCGCTTACTACGGCAACGGCTACCAGGACGTGCAGAACCGCGTGCCGAAGATCGACAACACGATGCAGGAACTCGGCTGGGCACCGAAGTCGACGTTCGACGAAGCCCTGCGCAAGATTTTCGAAGCGTATCGCGGCCATGTCGGCGAAGCGCGCGCGCTGGTCGAACAGCAATAA
- a CDS encoding polysaccharide deacetylase family protein, which translates to MARIVLKIDVDTLRGTREGVPNLARIFDRFKARATFLFSLGPDHTGWAMRRVLRPGFLQKVSRTSVVEHYGVKQLMYGVLLPGPDIGAKAAAEMRAIHEAGFECGIHTWDHVYWQDNVRTKDRAWTAAQMGRSHARFVEIFGAPPVTHGAAGWQMNGHAFEQIDAWGMHYASDGRGHSPYLPVVDGKTLAHVQMPTTLPTLDEVLGVDGVDLHNVAAWMLKRTENNPHDQVFTLHAELEGQKLAPIFEQLLDGWRAQGHSFATMGDYYATLDRDTLPSYPVTWGEISGRSGELIVQP; encoded by the coding sequence TTGGCCCGTATCGTCCTGAAGATCGATGTCGACACGCTGCGCGGTACCCGCGAAGGCGTGCCGAACCTCGCGCGTATCTTCGACCGCTTCAAGGCGCGCGCCACCTTCCTGTTCAGCCTCGGTCCCGACCACACCGGTTGGGCGATGCGCCGCGTGTTGCGGCCGGGGTTTTTGCAGAAGGTGTCGCGCACGTCGGTGGTCGAGCACTACGGCGTCAAGCAGTTGATGTACGGCGTGCTGCTGCCCGGCCCGGACATCGGCGCGAAGGCCGCGGCGGAAATGCGCGCGATCCACGAAGCCGGTTTCGAGTGCGGTATCCATACGTGGGACCACGTGTACTGGCAGGACAACGTGCGCACGAAAGACCGCGCCTGGACCGCCGCGCAGATGGGTCGTAGTCACGCCCGTTTCGTCGAGATCTTCGGCGCGCCGCCGGTCACGCACGGCGCGGCCGGCTGGCAGATGAACGGGCATGCGTTCGAGCAGATCGACGCTTGGGGCATGCACTACGCGTCCGACGGACGGGGGCATTCGCCGTATCTGCCGGTGGTCGACGGCAAGACCCTGGCGCACGTGCAGATGCCCACCACGCTGCCCACGCTCGACGAAGTGCTCGGCGTGGACGGCGTCGATCTGCACAACGTCGCCGCGTGGATGCTCAAGCGCACCGAAAACAATCCGCACGACCAGGTCTTCACGCTGCACGCGGAACTCGAAGGGCAAAAGCTCGCGCCGATCTTCGAACAACTGCTGGACGGCTGGCGCGCGCAGGGGCACAGCTTCGCGACCATGGGCGATTACTACGCCACGCTGGACCGCGACACGCTGCCATCGTACCCTGTTACGTGGGGCGAAATTTCTGGCCGCTCCGGCGAGTTGATCGTCCAGCCCTGA
- a CDS encoding peroxiredoxin: MPIAVDQPIPDFTASATGGEITLSKLRGKKVVVYFYPKDNTPGCTTEGLQFRDLYPKFKKAGAEIVGVSRDSLRSHDNFKAKLELPFPLISDPEETLCALFGVMKLKKMYGKEVRGIERSTFLIDAEGVLRQEWRGVKVPGHVDDILEAVQAL; this comes from the coding sequence GTGCCCATCGCAGTCGATCAACCCATCCCCGACTTCACCGCCTCCGCTACCGGCGGCGAGATCACGCTCTCCAAGCTGCGGGGCAAGAAGGTGGTGGTGTATTTCTATCCGAAGGACAACACGCCCGGCTGCACGACCGAAGGTCTGCAGTTCCGCGACCTGTATCCGAAGTTCAAAAAGGCCGGCGCGGAGATCGTCGGCGTGTCGCGCGACAGCCTGCGTTCGCATGACAATTTCAAGGCCAAACTCGAATTGCCGTTCCCGCTGATCTCCGATCCGGAGGAAACGCTGTGCGCGCTGTTCGGTGTCATGAAATTGAAGAAAATGTATGGCAAGGAAGTACGTGGAATCGAACGCTCCACGTTCCTCATCGACGCCGAAGGTGTGCTTCGCCAGGAGTGGCGCGGCGTGAAAGTACCGGGTCACGTCGACGACATTCTGGAGGCTGTACAAGCGCTTTGA